One segment of Anser cygnoides isolate HZ-2024a breed goose chromosome 5, Taihu_goose_T2T_genome, whole genome shotgun sequence DNA contains the following:
- the SLC43A3 gene encoding equilibrative nucleobase transporter 1 isoform X3: protein MAGGGAGRAKRLGTLLSGLLECGAFCGIIFGWASLVYVLKDLDYFRELCQPSASSGPNRTLLPDCSGQDEQFSLVFTIGSFMNNFMTLPMGYVFDRFGTAVARLIAISLYTGGTLLVAFSTPDLAVLLFPAMSMLSVGGILLILTNMQVGNLFGKYRSIVITLYNGAFDSSSAIFLIIKVLYERGLPLQAMFFFMAACSAWHLLRTLFLMPRTRIPYPLPPAYNYGLQCPGRSQSYRTYEEKRPPGGEGPEEVPLEPSAPKGGTAAVPFRPCVLSWLFFWHVVWLSVMQLRHYLFIGTLNPLLDHLARGDASLVSTYTNAFAFTQLCGVLCAPWNGLILDRHKRGKAHLPEGARGALADLQASVLSLVVTVTQCVLFSICAAVPMLPVQFATFVLQVISRSFLYGGNAAFLAIAFPPQHFGKLYGLAMALSALVALLQYPCITLVRGVLKGDPFYVNVGLIAVVLVAFVSPVVVARECRRRAKDLEAVSSPLDAPPSAETPAQTPH, encoded by the exons ATGGCaggagggggcgcggggcgggccaAGCGGCTGGGCACGCTGCTCTCGGGGCTGCTGGAGTGCGGGGCCTTCTGCGGCATCATCTTCGGCTGGGCATCCCTCGTCTACGTCCTCAAGGACCTGGACTACTTCAGGGAGCTGTGCCAGCCCTCGGCCAGCTCCGGCCCCAACAGGACGCTGCTGCCCG ACTGCAGCGGGCAGGATGAGCAGTTCTCCCTCGTCTTCACCATTGGCTCCTTCATGAACAACTTCATGACCCTCCCCATGGGCTACGTCTTTGACCGCTTCGGCACCGCCGTGGCCCGCCTCATTGCCAT CTCCCTCTACACCGGTGGGACCCTGCTGGTTGCCTTCTCCACGCCAG acctggccgtgctgctctTCCCAGCCATGTCCATGCTGTCGGTGGGCGGGatcctcctcatcctcaccaACATGCAG GTGGGCAACCTCTTCGGGAAGTACCGCTCCATCGTTATCACCCTCTACAACGGGGCCTTCGACTCCTCGTCTGCCATCTTCCTCATCATAAAG GTGCTGTACGAGCGCGGGCTGCCCCTGCAGGCCATGTTCTTcttcatggcagcctgcagtgCCTGGCACTTGCTGCGCACCCTCTTCCTCATGCCCCGCACGCGCATCCCCTacccgctgcccccggcctaCAACTACGG gctgcagtgccCGGGGCGGTCGCAGTCCTACCGCACCTACGAGGAGAAGCGCCCGCCGGGGGGTGAAGGCCCCGAGGAAGTGCCCCTGGAGCCCAGTGCCCCAAAAG GCGGCACGGCGGCGGTGCCCTTCCGTCCCTGCGTTCTGTCGTGGCTCTTCTTCTGGCACGTGGTGTGGCTCTCCGTCATGCAGCTGCGCCACTATCTCTTCATCGGCACCCTCAACCCCCTGCTCGACCACCTGGCCCGCGGCGACGCAAGCCTGG TGAGCACCTACACCAACGCCTTCGCCTTCACCCAGCTCTGCGGGGTGCTCTGCGCCCCCTGGAACGGCCTCATCCTCGACCGCCACAAGCGGGGCAAGGCGCACCTCCCGGAGG GAGCCCGGGGGGCGCTGGCGGACCTGCAGGCATCTGTGCTGTCACTGGTGGTGACAGTGACACAGTGCGTGCTGTTCTCCATCTGCGCGGCCGTGCCCATGCTGCCCGTGCAGTTTGCCACGTTCGTGCTCCAGGTGATCAGCCGCTCCTTCCTCTACGGGGGCAACGCCGCCTTCCTGGCCATCGC GTTTCCCCCGCAGCACTTCGGGAAGCTGTATGGGCTGGCCATGGCGCTGTCGGCACTGGTGGCCCTGCTGCAGTACCCCTGCATCACCCTGGTGCGCGGGGTGCTCAAAGGGGACCCCTTCTAC GTGAACGTGGGGCTCATTGCTGTGGTGCTGGTGGCCTTCGTCAGTCCCGTGGTGGTGGCCCGTGAGTGCCGGCGGCGTGCCAAGGACCTGGAGGCTGTCAGCAGCCCCCTGGATGCCCCCCCCAGCGCCGAGACCCCTGCCCAGACACCGCACTGA
- the SLC43A3 gene encoding equilibrative nucleobase transporter 1 isoform X2, with the protein MAGGGAGRAKRLGTLLSGLLECGAFCGIIFGWASLVYVLKDLDYFRELCQPSASSGPNRTLLPDCSGQDEQFSLVFTIGSFMNNFMTLPMGYVFDRFGTAVARLIAISLYTGGTLLVAFSTPDLAVLLFPAMSMLSVGGILLILTNMQVLYERGLPLQAMFFFMAACSAWHLLRTLFLMPRTRIPYPLPPAYNYGLQCPGRSQSYRTYEEKRPPGGEGPEEVPLEPSAPKGGTAAVPFRPCVLSWLFFWHVVWLSVMQLRHYLFIGTLNPLLDHLARGDASLVSTYTNAFAFTQLCGVLCAPWNGLILDRHKRGKAHLPEGARGALADLQASVLSLVVTVTQCVLFSICAAVPMLPVQFATFVLQVISRSFLYGGNAAFLAIAFPPQHFGKLYGLAMALSALVALLQYPCITLVRGVLKGDPFYVNVGLIAVVLVAFVSPVVVARECRRRAKDLEAVSSPLDAPPSAETPAQTPH; encoded by the exons ATGGCaggagggggcgcggggcgggccaAGCGGCTGGGCACGCTGCTCTCGGGGCTGCTGGAGTGCGGGGCCTTCTGCGGCATCATCTTCGGCTGGGCATCCCTCGTCTACGTCCTCAAGGACCTGGACTACTTCAGGGAGCTGTGCCAGCCCTCGGCCAGCTCCGGCCCCAACAGGACGCTGCTGCCCG ACTGCAGCGGGCAGGATGAGCAGTTCTCCCTCGTCTTCACCATTGGCTCCTTCATGAACAACTTCATGACCCTCCCCATGGGCTACGTCTTTGACCGCTTCGGCACCGCCGTGGCCCGCCTCATTGCCAT CTCCCTCTACACCGGTGGGACCCTGCTGGTTGCCTTCTCCACGCCAG acctggccgtgctgctctTCCCAGCCATGTCCATGCTGTCGGTGGGCGGGatcctcctcatcctcaccaACATGCAG GTGCTGTACGAGCGCGGGCTGCCCCTGCAGGCCATGTTCTTcttcatggcagcctgcagtgCCTGGCACTTGCTGCGCACCCTCTTCCTCATGCCCCGCACGCGCATCCCCTacccgctgcccccggcctaCAACTACGG gctgcagtgccCGGGGCGGTCGCAGTCCTACCGCACCTACGAGGAGAAGCGCCCGCCGGGGGGTGAAGGCCCCGAGGAAGTGCCCCTGGAGCCCAGTGCCCCAAAAG GCGGCACGGCGGCGGTGCCCTTCCGTCCCTGCGTTCTGTCGTGGCTCTTCTTCTGGCACGTGGTGTGGCTCTCCGTCATGCAGCTGCGCCACTATCTCTTCATCGGCACCCTCAACCCCCTGCTCGACCACCTGGCCCGCGGCGACGCAAGCCTGG TGAGCACCTACACCAACGCCTTCGCCTTCACCCAGCTCTGCGGGGTGCTCTGCGCCCCCTGGAACGGCCTCATCCTCGACCGCCACAAGCGGGGCAAGGCGCACCTCCCGGAGG GAGCCCGGGGGGCGCTGGCGGACCTGCAGGCATCTGTGCTGTCACTGGTGGTGACAGTGACACAGTGCGTGCTGTTCTCCATCTGCGCGGCCGTGCCCATGCTGCCCGTGCAGTTTGCCACGTTCGTGCTCCAGGTGATCAGCCGCTCCTTCCTCTACGGGGGCAACGCCGCCTTCCTGGCCATCGC GTTTCCCCCGCAGCACTTCGGGAAGCTGTATGGGCTGGCCATGGCGCTGTCGGCACTGGTGGCCCTGCTGCAGTACCCCTGCATCACCCTGGTGCGCGGGGTGCTCAAAGGGGACCCCTTCTAC GTGAACGTGGGGCTCATTGCTGTGGTGCTGGTGGCCTTCGTCAGTCCCGTGGTGGTGGCCCGTGAGTGCCGGCGGCGTGCCAAGGACCTGGAGGCTGTCAGCAGCCCCCTGGATGCCCCCCCCAGCGCCGAGACCCCTGCCCAGACACCGCACTGA
- the LOC136790888 gene encoding bone marrow proteoglycan-like, with amino-acid sequence MQPCLLLALALLGTASARHLAAVTSEVAEPELEAEAEDVECPLEDETKALNITDPQSARTFRYIIVRRCQNFHTAQRVCSRCYRGRLASIHSYHANVLLQCRARTRVNNGRVWIGAITRPVGGSVFCHWSDNSGWNYAYWLHGYPLLTGRFCTTLCTANGRWRSTNCRERLPFICEY; translated from the exons atgcagccctgcctgctcctcgccctggccctgctgggcaCGGCCTCTGCCCGCCACCTGG CCGCTGTCACCTCCGAGGTGGCCGAGCCGGAGCTGGAGGCCGAGGCTGAGGACGTGGAGTGCCCGCTGGAGGACGAGACGAAGGCGCTGAACATCACGGACCCGCAGAGCGCCCGCACCTTCCGCTACATCATCGTGCGGCGGTGCCAGAACTTCCACACCGCGCAG AGAGTGTGCTCCCGCTGCTACCGCGGGCGCCTGGCCTCCATCCACAGCTACCACGCCAACGtcctgctgcagtgcagggcTCGCACCCGCGTCAACAACGGGCGCGTCTGGATCGGGGCCATCACCCGTCCTGTG GGCGGCAGCGTGTTCTGCCACTGGTCTGACAACAGCGGCTGGAACTACGCGTACTGGCTGCACGGCTACCCGCTGCTCACGGGGCGCTTCTGCACCACCCTCTGCACCGCAA ATGGGCGCTGGAGGAGCACAAACTGCCGCGAGAGGCTGCCCTTCATCTGCGAGTACTGA